In the genome of Deltaproteobacteria bacterium, the window GGGAAAGCATTTGCCAACCGCCACCGGGTTTTTCTACAAGCTCGTTAGGCCTTGAAGTCGGTCTCAGGGACGAACGCCGCAAGTGGCTGTTCTTGAGGGCGGGTCACACCGGCATGGTGGTGCTCCAGGAAGACAGGGGAACTTGGCCGAAGGAACACTTCGCTCTCACTGTTGAGGAAGTCGATATCGAAGCCGCCGCCACGGCCCTGCGGCAGCGAGGCGTTGTTGTCAACGGACCAGTGTACCACGAGTGGATACCGGCGAAGTCTGTTTACTTTTCCGATCCCGACGGCCACGACTTGGAACTCTGTGCTCCGATGAAGAAAGCATAACTTGGAAGCAGTGACCGCCATCGGCGCGCGCGCCTGAGCACGAGATCCCGCATGACAATCACGGTTGCTACATGCCAGTTCCCGGTGGACGCCGACATTCGGAGAAACCTAGCGTACGTGCTGCGCCAAATGCGCATTGCGAAGAGCCGGGGTGCGCATGTCGCGCACTTCCCGGAGTGTTCCCTCTCGGGATACGCCGGGTCGGACTTCGCGTCGTACAAGGAGTTCGATTGGAGCGTGCTCAAGGAATGCACCCCCAAAGTTCTTGCTCTCGCGCGGGAGTTGCGGCTCTGGGTCATCGTGGGGTCGACGCACCGACTCACGGCGCGGCACAAACCTCACAACAGTCTCTACATCGTGACCGACCGCGGCGAACTGCTCGATCGCTACGACAAGATGTTCTGCGCCGGAGATCGAGGCGGCAAGAGCGGCGACCTCGCCCACTACAGTTCGGGGAATCATTTCAGTGTGTTTTCGATCGCGGGTGTTCGCTGCGGTGCCTTGATCTGCCACGACTACCGCTATCCGGAGCTCTACCGCGAGTACAAGCGTCGCGGCGTTCAGCTCATGTTCCATTCGTACCACGCGGCCCACGTGGCTCCGGACCGCCTCAAGGCGATACGAGACGACGTCGGCGCTCGGTTGCACCGGATCAACAACGGCTCGACACTTCCAGAGATCACGATGCGCGCCGCGATGCACGCCGCCGCGTCGAACAACTATATGTGGATCAGTTGTAGCAACTCGTCCGCTCGCGAGAGCTGTTGGCCCGCGTTCTTCGTTCGCCCGGACGGTGTGATCACTGGCCGCCTGCGCCGGAACACGGCCGGCGTCTTGATCTCGACCGTCGATACGAAGGAACGATTCTATGACTCCACGGTCGCTTGGAGAGAGCGATCAATGCGCGGCGTCTTCCACAGCGGTGCGCTCGTGCGGGACAAGCGATCCGACGACCGGACCACCTTGTGAGTACCTCGTGAGTAAGGTGATTGGGCGGCACGACTCCGCACCAAACGGACCGCGTGCTCGCGTTGCACACACGGTGGAGCCACCCCGATCCTTGGCAATGGTTACCATCTCTGGTAACACTTCGCCGTGAGCAAGATACGGCGCGGTAACTATCTCTTCCTGAGTTGGAAGGGGGACCACAGCCCGCGCCATGTCCACGTCTACCGAAATGGGAAGTTGGTCGTGAAGTGGAACCTTGACGATCGTGTGCCGATGAAGGGGCGCCCGACCGCTCGAGTACTGCAACTCATCGCACAGTTGGAAACAGAGGGACGACTATGAAGATCCGCCGGGTCGCCGTGAACAATCGCAAAGCACAGATCGAGCTCACGACGAGCTCCGGAAGGGTCTTCCCGGTCCCGTATGCGAAGCTCGACCCGCGGCCTACTCCGAAGAACCGGATTCGCGAGGTGCATGTGGACAAAGAACTTGCGAGCGAAGCCGTCACCTACGTCCTGGAATCGGGGAATGAGGGTTCGGTGCACATCGATCACGCGCTCGACTACAACGAGGACCCGAGCTACCTCGCCGAGTTGCTGATTCATAAACTTACCGTGGAAGCTCGGCGGCGGGTGGACCGGGCGGGCCTCAGCCGTCGTGAACTCGCGCGTCGCCTCAGCACGTCCGTGCCGCAGTTGTACCGGCTGCTCGATCCAAGCAACACGCAGAAGAGCCTGGGCCAGTTGGTAGGACTTCTCCACCTACTCGACTGCGATGTGCAACTCGTGGTGAGCCCGCGGCGAGCGGCGTAGTCAGGGTAGGTTGCTACGGTCGATGATGACAATCATCGCCGCATCTCCTGGTCAATCGTCCACTGCAGGGCGTCGGCTGCCGACGCGTCGTTGGGGCGGCCGCGCTGGCGCAGCTCCGCTACGATCCTTGTGCGCACCTCAACCGAACGGTTCTGCCCCAGTTTGAACTTCACGCGGCGGTCCTTGATGTCGAGTCTGACCGCTACGATGTGCGCGATGGCGCCGCGATAGAGCGGATCATCCGGCGTGAGCGTCCGAAATCCTCCTTCCGGTTGGTAGCGGGCCAGCAACCTTGTTTGCTGCGCGGCCAGAGCGGCCGCGCCCTCCGATACCGTCGCCGCGCAATCGAAGATGACCGTACGGTGGTACGCCGTCGCCATGACCGCGTCCTCCGGATGGACCCAGTACGACGGAATCACGGCCAGCACCTCGTCGACCTCGAACACGCAGCGCGGGCGGGTCTTCAGATCGGCGTACTGTTCGTCGGCTCGGTTCACGTGCATCTCGATCACGTCGCCTTCGTACGCGAACGGATAGAGGCCGATACGAGGTAGACCGTCTTGACTCACCGTCACGAGCCGGCCCAACTCGCGCCCGCGCACAAAAGTGTCGACGGTCGCTGGTGGGATGTCAGCGTAGTAGTCGTAGTAGATCACCTGCCGGTCCTCCTTGCGCTCGGCGCGCGAGTTATCACACGATAGACTCGTCTCGTCGCATTGGAAAGACGGATTCACGCTTGTGTGCACGCACGGCAACGTGTGGAGCGCGCTCGCGGCGCGTGCTACGGCGTGGGTTCACTCGCGTGAAGGAGGAACGATGGAACAGCCCAAACCGATTGCACTCGTGTCCGGAGTCGGTCCCGGCACCGGCAGAGCGATCGTCCAGAGATTCGCCAGGGGCGGCTATCGCGTGGCGATGCTCGCTCGCAATCGCGAGCGTCTCGATGCGCTGGAGAAGGAGATTCCCAATGCGGTGGGCATCGTCTGCGATGTCGCCGATGAGAGCCAAGTCGAGGCGGCGGTCGCGGCGGTGCGCTCGACGTTGGGCGAACCATCGGTGCTGATCCACAACGCCGTCGGCGGATCATTCGGAAACTTTCTCGAGGTCGATCCGGCGATCCTCAATCAGAACTTCCAGGTCAACACGATGGGATTGCTGTATCTCGCGCGGCGTCTGGCACCGGCGATGATCGAAGCCGGCAAGGGCGCCATTGTCGCGACCGGCAATACGTCGGCGATCCGCGGCAAGGCGGCGTTCGCCGCCTTCGCGCCGACGAAAGCGGCCCAGCGAATTCTGGCGGAGTCGATGGCGCGCTTCCTCGGCCCCAAGGGAGTTCACGTCGCCTACGTGTTGATCGACGCGGTCATCGATCTCGAATGGACCCGCCGCTTTCAGAGCGACAAACCTGACGAGTTCTTTTGCAAGCCGGACGATATCGCCGCCGAGGTCTGGCATGTGGTGCATCAGGAGCGCTCGGCGTGGTCGTTCAATGTGGAGGTCCGCCCGTTCGGTGAAGTGTGGTAGAGGCGCTACGCGTGACTCAGGTTCGATGATTGATCTTGATGGCAGCCCCTTTCCGCCGCACGTCCGCGACGACTTCGACGAATGGTTTCGGGCACCGGTGCCGTTGGTCTCGCCCGATCCGCGCATCGAGGTGCGGCGTGCGCTACCGTCGGAGTTCGAGCGGATCTACGACCTGGTCGATGAAGCCTTCGGCTTCAAGCGCTCTCGAGCGCTGAACGACTGGGCCTACCGCCACAACCCGTACGGTGTGGCGCGCTGCTGGATCAGCGTGGAACGCGCGACGGGCAAATTCGTCGGGTCGGCAGTCAACTGGCTGTGGCCTCTTGCACACGGAATGCGCCCGCTGCCCGCGACGCAGGGCGGCGATGCCGCGGTTGCGCACGGATGGCAGCGCCGACAGATCCATGGACAGGCCGGGGAAATTCGCGAATCACACCCGTGGATGCGTTCCAATGTGTTCTATGGCTGGCCGAACGCGTCCACGGTTCAACGCATCCGCAAGGACAAGAAGGACCACCGATTGGTCGGTGTGGTGCCGAGGCGCGTCCTGCCGCTACGCACGGGCAAGTACCTCGCCGGTCGCGGATTGCCGCGGCCACTCGCCGCCGTCGGTGGGCGAATAGTGGACGGCCTCTTCGCGACGTGGTCCGCCGCGATCCTCGGCAAGCCCATCGATGGGCGCGTGGAGCAAGTGCGTCGGTTCGACAGCGCCTTCGATGACGTCACTCGGCGGTGCCTAGCTTTCAGCGGTTACTGGTGTCCGCATGATGCCGACTTCCTCAATTGGCGCTATTTCAGAGATCCCGCGCGCGAGCACGTTGCATTCGCGCTGACGGTGGGCGCGACGCTGAGCGGCTACGCAGTGGTGCGAGTGGACGGCGGGAAGGCGCTACTCATGGAGTTCGTCATTCCTCACGAGCAGCCGCGGGCCGCACACACGCTGCTGCTTCATGTGATCGAGTCCGCGGTTGATGCGGGTTGCTCGCACGTGGTGGTCACCGCCCCGTCGGCGTGGCGGCATTGGCGACTGCTGCGCTCCGCGGGGTTCGTGGCGCAGGGCTCGGGCCCGTTGATGTACGCCTTCTCGTGGCGTGACGACACGCCGGGCCTGCAGGCGTTTGACAACTGGCAATTTCTTGGAGGCGACCTCGACCCCTTCGTGATGTGAAATGGCGCCCTGCGTGCGTATGGCTGATCGCAGATGGCGTATGGTCCGAACGATCGATCTAATCCTTCGCTCGCAGACTGCGTTCGATCCAACGACGATAGATCTCCAGCGGCTGCGCGCCGGTAATCCAGCCATCGCGGCCTTCCATCCGAACGCACGGTACACCGTCGATGCCGAGAGCGACGGCTTCGTTGTGCTGATCGATGGTCTGCTGCAGCAACTCTGCGTCGGCCGAGCGAGCAAACGCATCGTCCGGCAACTCCGCCTCGCGCCAAATCGCTCGCAGTGTGGCGTCGTCGGTGATGTCGCGATTCTCGGCGAAATACGCGTGCAGCAGCCGATCGTGAACGCGATGAAACGCGTCGTCGCTGATCGTGGCCGCGGCCTTCGCGACGAGATGCGGCGGGATGCTGTGCGACGGCGGGCCAGCATCGCCCTCCCACACGCGGAACGTGCCGCCGTCCGGATCGCTCGCGGGACGCAACCACGATTGCGTGTAGGCCTTGAACTTCTCCAGCGTGCGATGTGGATCCGGCTGTGGACGCAACAGATAGCTGCGCCACTCGATCTGAATGCGGTCGCCAAACTCTTCCTGCAACCGCCGCACTCGCACGGTCCCGTTGTAGCACCACGGGCAGAGGTAGTCGGAGTTGACGATGAGACGAATCGGCTCCATGGCCCTAGCGACTATACCCGCTGCTGGTTCCGAGCAACTGGGGTTGGGATGCTGTTGACGCTGCGAGGCGCGTGGCGATAGATAGCAAACCCTGACGGCGGCA includes:
- a CDS encoding FMN-binding negative transcriptional regulator encodes the protein MIYYDYYADIPPATVDTFVRGRELGRLVTVSQDGLPRIGLYPFAYEGDVIEMHVNRADEQYADLKTRPRCVFEVDEVLAVIPSYWVHPEDAVMATAYHRTVIFDCAATVSEGAAALAAQQTRLLARYQPEGGFRTLTPDDPLYRGAIAHIVAVRLDIKDRRVKFKLGQNRSVEVRTRIVAELRQRGRPNDASAADALQWTIDQEMRR
- a CDS encoding carbon-nitrogen hydrolase family protein is translated as MTITVATCQFPVDADIRRNLAYVLRQMRIAKSRGAHVAHFPECSLSGYAGSDFASYKEFDWSVLKECTPKVLALARELRLWVIVGSTHRLTARHKPHNSLYIVTDRGELLDRYDKMFCAGDRGGKSGDLAHYSSGNHFSVFSIAGVRCGALICHDYRYPELYREYKRRGVQLMFHSYHAAHVAPDRLKAIRDDVGARLHRINNGSTLPEITMRAAMHAAASNNYMWISCSNSSARESCWPAFFVRPDGVITGRLRRNTAGVLISTVDTKERFYDSTVAWRERSMRGVFHSGALVRDKRSDDRTTL
- a CDS encoding DsbA family protein; this translates as MEPIRLIVNSDYLCPWCYNGTVRVRRLQEEFGDRIQIEWRSYLLRPQPDPHRTLEKFKAYTQSWLRPASDPDGGTFRVWEGDAGPPSHSIPPHLVAKAAATISDDAFHRVHDRLLHAYFAENRDITDDATLRAIWREAELPDDAFARSADAELLQQTIDQHNEAVALGIDGVPCVRMEGRDGWITGAQPLEIYRRWIERSLRAKD
- a CDS encoding SDR family NAD(P)-dependent oxidoreductase, whose protein sequence is MEQPKPIALVSGVGPGTGRAIVQRFARGGYRVAMLARNRERLDALEKEIPNAVGIVCDVADESQVEAAVAAVRSTLGEPSVLIHNAVGGSFGNFLEVDPAILNQNFQVNTMGLLYLARRLAPAMIEAGKGAIVATGNTSAIRGKAAFAAFAPTKAAQRILAESMARFLGPKGVHVAYVLIDAVIDLEWTRRFQSDKPDEFFCKPDDIAAEVWHVVHQERSAWSFNVEVRPFGEVW
- a CDS encoding VOC family protein — translated: MVVLQEDRGTWPKEHFALTVEEVDIEAAATALRQRGVVVNGPVYHEWIPAKSVYFSDPDGHDLELCAPMKKA
- a CDS encoding XRE family transcriptional regulator; amino-acid sequence: MKIRRVAVNNRKAQIELTTSSGRVFPVPYAKLDPRPTPKNRIREVHVDKELASEAVTYVLESGNEGSVHIDHALDYNEDPSYLAELLIHKLTVEARRRVDRAGLSRRELARRLSTSVPQLYRLLDPSNTQKSLGQLVGLLHLLDCDVQLVVSPRRAA